ACGACACTTCGTTAGGCAAAAAACAATTATATATATGTGTATGCATCAGATCCCGTATTATCCACGGATATGGGCACTATTTTTCATGATTAAGTGTGTTGGATAGGAGGCTCTTTATCACTTTTGTTGAATCTGTTCGAGGAGTTTCTCTACCTGTCTCTCAATCCAATGCGGAAGAAGGGGGTGGGGCAGAAGCGTTTGACCAGAGTATTTATAGGTTAATCCTTTAAGTTTGTTCGGAACCACATGCTTAGTGAAATAGCCTTCACTTAAAAAAAGCGGCGCCACCAATACCTCGTGACCCTGCTCCTGCCAATACTCCACTTTGCTTCTTACACTGTCTGGATTCAGCAGACCATAATCGGCCGCCGCTACACCGCTAACCTCACGCACACGTCCTGCCAACGAAGAGATGCCCTGCTGCCAACGCTGCCGGAAGCCATCATAGATGCTGCCATGACCCACCAGCAGAATCGTCTCACGCTCTGGTTCCGTAGACAGCTCAGAGAGCTTATCCCAGATCATTACAGCGATGTCTGGATCATCGTCAATAGGATAACCGTAATGAACCTTAGCCTTCACTGAGAACAGCGCTAAATCCGTCTCACGTTCAGGCTCAGGTTTGGCGCCTAGTGCATATTCTATTTCATCGACATGTGTACTTCCCGAGGAAACGAACAATGGGATCACAATTATATCTGTGACCCCTGCATGTTCCAGTTCATTTATCCCATCTTGAATCAGACGGCCCTCTACCAGCTCTAAAAAAGAGACCACAACTGGAATCTCTTCACCTAGCGATAATCCGCTTACGGCTTCCTCTACGATCGACACCCAAGCCTCGTCGCGGGATCCGTGACTGATAATAAGTACGCCCGGTACCATAAATTAGCGTCCCAAACGTTCCAACGTTAATTTATAACCATCATTGCCGTAGTTCAGACAACGTTTTACACGGGAAATCGTAGCTGTACTTGCTCCAGTCTCTGCTTCGATCTGATTGTAAGT
This window of the Paenibacillus sp. FSL R10-2734 genome carries:
- a CDS encoding CbiX/SirB N-terminal domain-containing protein produces the protein MVPGVLIISHGSRDEAWVSIVEEAVSGLSLGEEIPVVVSFLELVEGRLIQDGINELEHAGVTDIIVIPLFVSSGSTHVDEIEYALGAKPEPERETDLALFSVKAKVHYGYPIDDDPDIAVMIWDKLSELSTEPERETILLVGHGSIYDGFRQRWQQGISSLAGRVREVSGVAAADYGLLNPDSVRSKVEYWQEQGHEVLVAPLFLSEGYFTKHVVPNKLKGLTYKYSGQTLLPHPLLPHWIERQVEKLLEQIQQK